gatagtggccttcaactcttctgcgtttttgggtctggcattctgcatcttccttttcacaataccccacagattttctatggggctaaggtcaggggagttggcgggccaatttagaacagaaataccatggtccgtaaaccaggcacgggtagattttgcgctgtgtgcaggcgccaagtcctgttggaacttgaaatctccatctccatagagcaggtcagcagcaggaagcatgaagtgctctaaaacttgctggtagacggctgcgttgaccctggatctcaggaaacagagtggaccgacaccagcaaatgacatggcaccccaaaccatcacccaaccatgcaaattttgcatttcctttggaaatcgaggtcccagagtctggaggaagacaggagaggcacaggatccacgttgcctgaagtctagtgtaaagtttccaccatcagtgatggtttggggtgccatgtcatctgctggtgtcggtccactctgtttcctgagatccagggtcaacgcagccgtctaccagcaagttttagagcacttcatgcttcctgctgctgacctgctctatggagatggagatttcaagttccaacaggacttggcgcctgcacacagcgcaaaatctacccgtgcctggtttacggaccatggtatttctgttctaaattggcccgccaactcccctgaccttagccccatagaaaatctgtggggtattgtgaaaaggaagatgcagaatgccagacccaaaaacgcagaagagttgaaggccactatcagagcaacctgggctctcataacacctgagcagtgccagaaactcatcgactccatgccacgctgcattaacgcagtaattgaggcaaaaggagctccaaccaagtattgagtattgtacatgctcatatttttcattttcatacttttcagttggccaacatttctaaaaatcccttttttgtattagccttaagtaatattctaattttgtgacacacggaattttggattttcatttgttgccacttcaaatcatcaaaattaaatgaaataaacatttgaatgcatcagtctgtgtgcaatgaataaatataatgtacaagttacaccttttgaatgcaattactgaaataaatcaagtttttcaaaatattctaatttactggcttttacctgtatactctattagccacaacacaaccaggcttatatttaatatgccacaaattaatcccgcataacaaacacctcccccctcccgtccatataacccgccaatacaactcagacacctgcacaacacactcaatcccacagcccaaagtaccgttcacctccccaaagttcatacagcacatatatttccccaaagtccccaaagttacgtatgtgacatgcacatagcggcacgcacgtacgggcaagcgatcaaatgtttggaagccgcagctgcatgcgtactcacggtaccgcgtctgcgcatccaactcaaagtcctcctggcaagagtctctgttgtcccagttctccacaggccaatggtaaagcttgactgtcatctttcgggaatgtaaacaatgaaacaccggccgtgtttgtgttgttgccgcagtcggccgcaatacaccgcttccctcctacagctttcttctttgctgtctccattgtatattgaacaaattgcaaaagattcaccaacacagatgtccagaatactgtggaattttgcaatgaaaacagacgacttaatagctggccaccatgctgtcccaaaatgtcctctacaatccgtgacgtcacgcgctgacgtcatcataccgagacgttttcagcaggatgtcgtgcggaatttaaaattgcactttagtaagctaacccggccgtattggcatgtgttgcaatgttaagatttcatcattgatatataaactatcagactgcgtggtcggtagtagtgggtttcagtaggccttcaaagGTCACATGAGGTCAGCAATATATGGCAAAAGCAAGCAAGAAGCGATTTTATGCCAtcagacttttattttttttttttcgaaaaaaaGGCTTCCAAACTACTGTAATTGGTATTCATGAGGCACAAAGTGAAGTCCCGCCTCCCTCGTTACCGTTGTCTTCTCCAATAAATAGAAACTGCCTGGATCGCCTTCAAATGCAACGCCAGGGAAACTGCTTCAGCTCGCCGAAATACAATGCAAAGAGGTGATCTGTAAAGTCAAATGACAATGTGGAACGTCCTGTGGGGGCGGAGTCTACAAGAGAGAGTTGAGGTGTCCGGAGTGGACGACGGGCGTTAGCATTAGTGTGCGCTGGTCAAGCATCGCCTTCTCTCTGCTGAGCCCCGCCCTCTCCTGCTCCAGCAAAGCACGGTCCCTCTCCACCACCACACGTTCCTGCTCTAGCCACTGCCTTTCTGCCTGTACCGCCGCTCGCTCCCGCTCCACCGCCGCCCGTTCTCCTTCCAGCATCTCCCGCTGACGCTCCACCGCCACCCGCTCTCGCTGCAACGCCTCCCACTCCCTCTCCAAGCCTCCGAGCCGGTCCTGCATGCCGCTGGCATCGCCGTACGACTCCTGAGTATAGTCAGTGGGGGGAGGGGCAGAGCGAGTCCGATGCCTGGGGGCGGGGTCAGGGTGATGCTGCCCGTCGCCCCGGGTGGCGGGGGCGATGAGGTGTGCGCTACTCACAAGACGACCCTCCATGGCGTCACTCATCAGGTGGAACCACGGCCAGGAGGCGGCACCATCGCTGACACTCTCCATGCCCGCTGGAGGGTACTTGAGATCCTGAGGGCAGTGATATGATGTCATGAGAACAACGTCAATACATGACATCAAGACATGAGAGAAAATGACATCAGGGCACAGTGACAATGTGAGGCCGTGACAACATGAGAAGAGAATGACACCAGAAAAGAATGGGAGTACGACAACATGACGTGGTAAAGACATGAGAATGTGGGAACACGACACTAGAAAAGCTTGAGAATATGATAACATGGCGAAAACATGAGAATGTGAGAACATAGCACCATGAGAGAATGAGAATATGAGAACCTGATATGGTGAAAACATGATATTGTGGGAACACGACACCAGAAGAGCTGGAGAATATGATAACATAGCGAAAAGATAAGAATGTGAGTACATAGCACCATGAGAGAACGAGAATATGAGAACCTGACATGGTGAAAACATGAGATTGTGAGAGCACGACACCAGAAGAGCTGAAGAATATGGGAACAGAAGAGCACAACACCAGAAGGGCATGAGAATATAAGAACTACACATGGTGAAAACATGAGAATGTGAAAACACGGCACTAGTAGGGAATGAGAATATGAGAACTGGGCATGGTGAAAACATGAGACTGTGAGAGCACAACACCAATAGAGCATGAGAATATGAGAACTACCGACACGGTGACATGAGAATGTGACAACACGACACCAGAAGAGCTTGAGAATATAAGACTGAGACATGGTGAAAACATGAGAATTTTGAAAACATTGCACCAGTAGAGAATGAGAATGTGAGAGGACAACACAAGAAAAGCATGAGAATATGAGAACTTAACATGGCGAAAACATGAGAATGTGATAACACGGCACCAGAAGAGTATGAGAACGCGAGAGCGCGACACCATGAGAGACTGAGAATATGACAACCTGACATGGTGAAAACATGAGAATTTTGAAAACATTGCACCAGTAGAGAATGAGAATGTGAGAGGACAACACAAGAAAAGCATGAGAATATGAGAACTTAACATGGCGAAAACATGAGAATGTGATAACACGGCACCAGAAGAGTATGAGAATGTGAGAGCGCGGCACCATGAGAGAATGAGAATATGACAACCTGACATGGTGAAAACATGAGAATTTTGAAAGCATTGCACCAGTAGAGAATGAGAATGTGAGAGGACAACACAAGAAAAGCATGAGAATATGAGAACTTAACATGGCGAAAACATGAGAATGTGATAACACGGCACCAGATGAGTATGAGAATGTGAGAGCGCGACACCATGAGAGAATGATAATATGACAACCTGACATGGTGAAAACATGACAATTTTGAAAACATTGCACCAGTAGAGAATGAGAATGTGAGAGGACAACACAAGAAAAGCATGAGAATATGAGAACTTAACATGGCGAAAACATGAGAATGTGATAACACGGCACCAGAAGAGTATGAGAATGTGAGAGCGCGACACCATGAGAGAATGAGAATATGACAACCTGACATGGTGAAAACATGAGAATGTGGGAACACGACACCAAAAGAGCTTAAGAATATGATAAGTTAACATGGGGAATACATGAGAATGTGAGAACATAGCATCATGAGAGAATGACAATATGACAACCTGACATGGTGAAAACATGAGAATGTGGGAACACGACAACAGAAGAGCTGGAAAATATGAGAACAGAAGAGCACAGCACCAAGAGAAGCATGAGAATATAAGAACTAGACATGGTGAAAACATTAGAATGTGAAAACACGGCACCAGTAGGGAATGAGAATGTGAGAACCGGGCATGGTGAAAACATTACACTCTAGGAGCACAACACCAGTAGAGCATGAGAATATGATAACTAGACATGGTGAAAACATGAGAATGTGGGAACACGACACCATGAGAGAAGGAGAATATATGAGAACTTGAAATGGTGAAAACATGAGACTGAGATCACGACACTGGTAGAGCATGAGAATGTGAGAACTAGACATGGTGACAACATAAGAATGTGAGAACACGACACCAGAAGAGCTTGAGAATATAAGACTGAGACATGGTTGAAAATATGAGAATTTGAAAACATTGCACCAGTAGAGAATGAGAATGTGAGAggatatggaagtagaattgtctcacatcaacttatatatatcaatatgatataaatacatatggatgtattaataaatatacaaatacaaaaacaaatgtgatatataaataaataaataatttgtataaataaacgcgtatttgtaaatatatttttgagatttgaaaatatatacaaataaaatttataaatataaaaatgtgacatacaaataaatcaagaatttgtataaataaacgtgtatttgtaaatatatttttgagatttgaatataaatatgcttgattttgtatttgtattgaatttgcatacgtggatcgcttttttgcttttgtgtgtcgatgagacattcctcccacaaaccagctgcacaaataaatgtgacctgcacactcccctgaacaaccagcagagaatATGAGAACTAGACATGGTGACAACATGAGAATGTGAGAACACAACACTGGAAGAGCTTGAGAATATAAGACATGGTGAAAACATGAGAATGTGAAAACATTGCACCAGAGGAGCAAGAGGATGTGAGAGCGTGACACCAGAAAAGCATGATATGAGACGTAGACAAGGTGAAAACATGACAATATGAGAACATGACACCTGGAGAGAATGAGAATATGAGAACATGACATTGTGAAAAACATTACAATTGCATAATGATGACATGGTAAAAACATGAGAATGTGATGTGGTGAAAAAAATGACAAAGACAAAACGAGAGCATGAGCATATATGAGAACTTGACATGGTGCTGCATAATTAGAACACAACACCAGAAAAGCATGCGGATGTATAAAAACCTGACATGGTGAAAATATGACAAGGTCATGACATGACACCACAAGAGAATGGGAGTATGACAACATGACGTGGTGAAAACATGAGAatgtgacaacatgacaacaaaagAATGAGAACTTGACATGGTGAAAACATGAGACTGAAAGCACAACACCAGTAGAGCATGAGAATATGAGAACTAGACATGGTGACAACATGAGAATGTGAGAACACGAAACCAGAAGAGCATGAGAATAGGAGAGCACAACACCAGAAGAGCATGGGAATGTAAGACCGGGACATGGTGAAAACATGAGAACGTGAAAACATTGCACCAGTAGGGAGTGAGAATTTGAGAATGTGAGAGCACAACTTCAGAAAAGCATGAGAATATGAGAATCTAACATGGTGAAAACATGATAATGTGAGAATACGGCACCAGGAAAGCTTGAGAATGTGAGAGCAGCAAAGCAGAAGAGCATGGGGCTATGAGAAACGAAACACGGTATAAACATGACGATGTGAAAAACACGCCACCACAAGAGCATGATAATATGAGAACTAGATATGGTGAAATATTGAGAATGTGAGAACACAACACCTGGAGAAAATGAGAATATGAGAACATGACATGGTGAAAAACATAACAATGGCATAATGATTACATGGCAAAAACAAGAGAATGTGACGtgaaaaacatgacaaaaacaaaatgAGAGCATGAGCATATATGAGAAATTGACATGGTAAAAACTACAGAATGAGAACACAACACCAGAAAAGCATGCAAATATATGAGAACATGGCATAGTGAAAACATGACACGGTCACGAAATGACACCAGAATAGAATGGGAGTATGACAACACGACGTGAAACCATGAGAATGTCAGAACACGACAACAGAAGGGCATGAGAATATGAGAGGTTGACAGGAAAATGTGGGAGCACGACACCAGAAGaatatgatgacttgacatggtgAAATCATGAGAATGTAAGAGCACGACAACAGAAGTTCTCGAGAATATGAGAATTTTACATGGCGAAAACATGACACTGAGAACATAGCACCATGAAAGAATGAGAATAAGAGCATGACACCAGAAGAGCATGGGAATATGAGAATTATACATGGTAAAAACATGAGAATGTGAGAACAAACTACCAGAAGAAAATGAGAATATGAGCATTTCACATGATGAAAACATGAGAATGTGAGAACATGGCACCAGAAGAGAATGAGAATATGAAAAAGTGAGCACACGACATCAGAAGAGCATGAGAAAATGATAACTAGATATGGTGAAAACATGATAATGTGAGAACACGACACCAGAAGACAATGAGAATTTGACAATGTGGTAGCACAATACCAGAAGAGCAAAGGGATATGATAATTTCACATGATGAAAACATGAGAGTGTGAGAACATGGCACCAGAAGAGAATGAGAATATGATAATGTCAGAGCACGACATGGTGAAAACATGAGAATGAGAGCGTGAAAACAGAAGAGCATGAGAATATGAATATGTGACATTGTGAAAACATGAGAATGGCATAATGTTCATAGTGAAATATGAGAATATCAGAACACAACACCATATAAGAATATGTGAATGTGACATGGTGAAAAACATAACAATGACTTCATGAGAACATGAGCATATCTGAGAACTTGACATGGTGAAAACATGAGAATTTGAGAGCAGGACACCTTCAAACGATAAGAATATGAGAACATGACACCAGAAGAGCATGAGAACTGTATGAGAACATGACATGGTGAAAAACATGAAATCGACATGAAAGCATGAGCATATCTGAAAACCTGACATGGTGTAATATGAGAACTTGAAAGCATGACACGTTCAGAGCAATGTCAAAACATGAGAAATGACCATTTCAGAGTATGAGGATATGAACGTGACATGATGAAAACATGAGAAATGACACCCTGAGAGCTGAGGATATGAATGTGACATGATGAAAACATGAGTTTGTGAAAACATGACATTGTCAAAACATGAGTAATGACACCTTAAAGCATGAGGATATGAATGTGACATGATGAAAACATGAGAGAGCATAATAATATGACAATGAAAACATGAAATGTACCTTGAACCGCCGCTTGAGGTTGTCCCATTTTTTCGACATCTGGTATGTGGAGACTTTTCCCTGAAGACCAAGCTGCTGGATGATAGCCCTGAGACAAACACGCACAAGCACACGCACacaagcacaaacacacacacacacacagacgcacaatGGTGGGTGATGCTGGTGCTAAAAAGACAAAGAAGAGTAGAGCATCTTACTTCCAAGCAGCTTTGGCAGCATTTCTTCTTCCAGTAAACAAGGCCTCGTTAGCAGCTCGCAGCTGGATCATGCGTTGAGTGTCCTGGTCGGTCACTATGGAGACAGACGGACGGATACAACATGGCGTCCAAGGTCAACATGTTCTCCATCTTCGTGGCTGCCATCTTACTTTTATAAGACAGGTCAGACGGTGTGGAACACTCCTCCCCGCTGGCGTCAATGTACGTGACGTTACCGTCGGGCTCGCCGCCGTCGCCGCCCGCCACGGACTCCAACCCGCACACACTCCTCTCTACCATCAAACTGTCGGCAGGTGGAGGGGAGGAGATAAAGACGCTGTCCTCCTCGTTGGTCCAGATGGGCGTAACCAGGGGGGCTTTCCCCGCCAGTCGTCCCTCCAGGGCATCACTGATCAGCTGAAACCAGGGCCAGGACGCCGGGTTGGTCTGCACTTCCATCCCGCGAGGGGGGAACTTTAGGTCCTGCAGAACACAGGTGCTTTTACTTCCGATTTACTGGAATGACCTCACAATTCATACATTTCAGGGTCCTACGATTTTTTGTTTTGGCCGATTTTCGAGTGTTGCGGTTATGTTTGTGCTTTCCCGATCAATGAAAAGAATCAATCTGTGCATCGATTTTGATCATCACGAAGAATCGATGCATCAGCACACCCCTGCTGTTCACTCAAACAGGAAGTGTGTCATGTGATTGTAACTCACCTTGAACTTGGTCTTCAGATTGTCCCACTTCTTGGCAACCTGGTCCGGGGTGATCTTGCCCGTCAGTCCCAGTTCCTTGACGATGCCCCTGCAGAGCCGGCACGCCGACGCGTCAGTGCACTCGTGGGCGGCGGCATCATGCTATGGGGTGCGTGCACTCACCTCCAAGCTGGCTTGGCGCTGTTCCTTCGGCCGGTGAACAAAGACTCGTTAGCAGCTCGGAGCTCCACCAGTCGCCGGATGTCTTCTTCTGTCACTGTACACAAGACACACCATCAAAAGCCAACGTGGCGGCGTCAAAGCGCGCCACGCGTCCTCTTACGTTTATAGCTGAACTCGGACATTCGATGCAAATCTCCCAATGCCGAAGAAGTGTTTTTGTCCTCTGCGTCGACCAGGAGGTCCATCTCGGACTCGCTCAGAAACTCTGCCATTCCACCGCGACTTCGCCTCACTCGCTTTTTGGGAGTCGGCGACAGCAGTTCGCAGTCATCGTCTTCGTCGTCCACTATGGGTGTGAGGACGGGCGCGGCGCCGGCCAAACGGCCCTCCATGGCGTCGTTCATCCGGCAGAACCACGGCCACGAGCTCGGGTTGGACTCCACACCGCGCGCTGGAAACTTCAGCTCCTGATGAAGACAAAACAACATGGCGGCTCGACGCAATCTTATGATGTCACCAGGACTCTCGTGGAGGGAATCATCACCTTATACCTCCTCTTCAGGTTGTCCCACTTCTTGGCCAGCTGATCTGTGGTCAGCTTCCCCTGAAGACCCAGTTCGTGCAGGACGGCCCTATGACCACATGGTACACGTGTTCAGTCTGCAACTGACATTGCTATGGTAACAGTGTTGCCATCCCAATACAAAAGTCATGTGACTGACCTCCACGCCGGCCTGGCCGTGTGCTTCCTGCCAGTGAATATGGCCTCGTTGACGGCGCGGACTTTGATCAGACTGTCCGTTTCAGCCTCGGACACTGTGCAGAAAGGAGGAATTGGTGACTTCATCACAGGACACCTCGACTGTGAGTGACATTGCCACCTACTTTTGTACGAGCACTCGTTCATCCTCCTCCAGCCCATAGGAACGCACTCAGTGGGCGTAGCCTCAACATCAGTTGTCCCGTCGACTTCGGCACTTTCCATCTTCGCCCCCGAGTCCTCCATTTCAGTTTTAATGAGGAACTCCAAGATGTCGTTGTTGTCGTGGTTCTGGTTGCTCAGCGCAAGTTGGTTGTTGTACAGTCGACCCTGCATGGCATCGTCCATCATGTGGAACCACAGCCACGACTCGGTCACGCCCCCTGGGGGCTCCTGACCCTGGGAGGGCTGCTTCAGGTCCTGGATCatcaaacacacacataacataatATGGTGAGAATATCAGAACATCGCTatatcaaaatattaaatatttgtaattaaatataaaaaacagATGGCGATAACATGAGAAATTAAGGATATTGGAACTTAACACCATGAAAGCATGAAAATTATAACATGACACCATGAAAATATAACAAGGTAAAAACACAGGAATACGACACACTGATAGAGCTTGATAATATGACATTGTGAAAACAAGTAATAACCTGACATTGGTGATTTGAGAATATAACACATGAGAATATATAATGGTGAAAACATGAGAGTATGACACCATGCAAGCTTTGTAATATGGCAACATGACACCATCAAAGTCAAAGTCagctttattgtcaattcttcacatgtacaagacatacaaGGAATCGAAATTGCGTTTCTCACTATcccatataaatatatttaactaCTACAGTAACAACAAAACAGTTCAAACATAAtagcaacaataataataacaacaactccccccaaaacggattaactcgctggaataaaaaagacaatataacatacatccataaacatggacgcatgtgaaaaagtgcaatatatttatctgtacagtaatctatttatttatttatatatatttatttattttatatatatatatttatatataattatttatttatatatgcaccttattgcttttttatccggcactaccatgagcttatgtaacgaaatttcgttcttatctgtgctgtaaagttcaaatttgaatgacagtaaaaaggaagtctaagtctaagtctaaaagtgcAGATGGTGTACTATGGTGGTGATGTGTTGGTGAAAAGCTGAGAATACGACACCCTGAGAACATAGCATGGTGATGAGAATATGAGATGGTGACACCATGAGAGCACGAAAATATGAGAATGTAATTCTCATATGTAATAATGGAAAGAATGAGAATATGACACAGTGAGAACATAGCATCGCGATGAGAATGTGAGATTGTGACACCTTGAGAGTATGAAGACGAGAGCACGTCAATATGAGAACATgatatcaatcaaagtgtattcatTTAGCCCTTAATCATAAGTGTTTCAAAGGtctacacaagccacaacgacatcctctgctcagatcccacatcagggcaagaaaaaactcaacccaatgggcacagtGAGATATGAGATATGATGAAAACATGAGAGCATGACACCatgaaaagctttaaaatgtgGCAACATGACACCAACAGAATATATAGGAGGTGAAAGCCTGAGAATACGACACCGTGACAACACACCATGGTGATGAGAATATGAGATTGTGACACCT
This is a stretch of genomic DNA from Nerophis lumbriciformis linkage group LG29, RoL_Nlum_v2.1, whole genome shotgun sequence. It encodes these proteins:
- the LOC133572196 gene encoding uncharacterized protein isoform X2 codes for the protein MNTNPLAYFPENSYKMSEEDVKRLIQFRASNEVLFTGKRNSAKIAWSIILRGLGLEGKLTAEQIAKKWDNLRTKYKDLKQPSQGQEPPGGVTESWLWFHMMDDAMQGRLYNNQLALSNQNHDNNDILEFLIKTEMEDSGAKMESAEVDGTTDVEATPTECVPMGWRRMNECSYKMSEAETDSLIKVRAVNEAIFTGRKHTARPAWRAVLHELGLQGKLTTDQLAKKWDNLKRRYKELKFPARGVESNPSSWPWFCRMNDAMEGRLAGAAPVLTPIVDDEDDDCELLSPTPKKRVRRSRGGMAEFLSESEMDLLVDAEDKNTSSALGDLHRMSEFSYKLTEEDIRRLVELRAANESLFTGRRNSAKPAWRGIVKELGLTGKITPDQVAKKWDNLKTKFKDLKFPPRGMEVQTNPASWPWFQLISDALEGRLAGKAPLVTPIWTNEEDSVFISSPPPADSLMVERSVCGLESVAGGDGGEPDVTDQDTQRMIQLRAANEALFTGRRNAAKAAWKAIIQQLGLQGKVSTYQMSKKWDNLKRRFKDLKYPPAGMESVSDGAASWPWFHLMSDAMEGRLVSSAHLIAPATRGDGQHHPDPAPRHRTRSAPPPTDYTQESYGDASGMQDRLGGLEREWEALQRERVAVERQREMLEGERAAVERERAAVQAERQWLEQERVVVERDRALLEQERAGLSREKAMLDQRTLMLTPVVHSGHLNSLL
- the LOC133572196 gene encoding uncharacterized protein isoform X1: MNTNPLAYFPENSYKMSEEDVKRLIQFRASNEVLFTGKRNSAKIAWSIILRGLGLEGKLTAEQIAKKWDNLRTKYKDLKQPSQGQEPPGGVTESWLWFHMMDDAMQGRLYNNQLALSNQNHDNNDILEFLIKTEMEDSGAKMESAEVDGTTDVEATPTECVPMGWRRMNECSYKMSEAETDSLIKVRAVNEAIFTGRKHTARPAWRAVLHELGLQGKLTTDQLAKKWDNLKRRYKELKFPARGVESNPSSWPWFCRMNDAMEGRLAGAAPVLTPIVDDEDDDCELLSPTPKKRVRRSRGGMAEFLSESEMDLLVDAEDKNTSSALGDLHRMSEFSYKLTEEDIRRLVELRAANESLFTGRRNSAKPAWRGIVKELGLTGKITPDQVAKKWDNLKTKFKDLKFPPRGMEVQTNPASWPWFQLISDALEGRLAGKAPLVTPIWTNEEDSVFISSPPPADSLMVERSVCGLESVAGGDGGEPDGNVTYIDASGEECSTPSDLSYKMTDQDTQRMIQLRAANEALFTGRRNAAKAAWKAIIQQLGLQGKVSTYQMSKKWDNLKRRFKDLKYPPAGMESVSDGAASWPWFHLMSDAMEGRLVSSAHLIAPATRGDGQHHPDPAPRHRTRSAPPPTDYTQESYGDASGMQDRLGGLEREWEALQRERVAVERQREMLEGERAAVERERAAVQAERQWLEQERVVVERDRALLEQERAGLSREKAMLDQRTLMLTPVVHSGHLNSLL